The following nucleotide sequence is from Ensifer adhaerens.
ATCCCGTAGTGAAATTCCGTTACTTGCGACCAACCCAACCTTCGCCTAGTCTGCGCTTGGAGGAGAACAATATGAACGACGATACGATCATCAAAGTCTGCGCGCCGGCGCAGCAGGTGTCCGGTGTAGGCGATCTGGCGCTGTCGCTGATGGAGGGGGTGGGCCGTTCGGATTTCCAGGACCGGCTGACACATTCGCTCAAGCGGCACATTGCGATCGATGCCGGTCTGATGCTCCTCTATCGACGCGACGCCGCGCCGAAGATCCTGTTTAACGACTGGCGCACGGACAGGGGGCTGTCGGATATTCGCGCCTATCTGCAGGGGCCGTACCGGATGGATCCGTTCTACCGGCTGGCGCTCGACAATGGCGACGACGGGCTTTATCGCCTGCGGCAAATCGATCCGTCCTTCGACCGGTCGCAGTACTACCGCGACTACTACCGGCATTCGGGCCTGCACGACGAATTCAACGTCTTCATCGGCATCGATGCCGACACGAAGATCGCAATCTCTCTGGCGCGCCGCCATGCGCACGCGGCCTTCAGCGGCGAAGATCAGGATTTCCTGCAGAATGCGGCGCCGCTCATCAGCATGGCCGTGCTTCGGCATTATCGCGACCTCAGACCCGAAGGCCTGGGCGACGACGGCTCGCCGCTTCAAAGCGCCCTGGCGCAGGCGGTGCGCAATTTTGGCCGCAGCCTGCTGACCGATCGCGAGTGCCAGGTGGCGCAGATGATCCTGCGCGGTTACTCGGTCAAGGGTGCTGCCGAAAAGCTCGGCATCTCGCCGGCGACCGTCAAGCTGCATCGCCGCAACCTCTACGCCAAGCTCGACATCACTTCGCAGACGGCATTGTTCTCGCTGTTTATCGATGCCGTGTCTTCGGCAAGCAATGCCTTCGAGGATCCGCTGGCCACGTATCTTTCGCCGGCTGGCGCGCTGAGGCCGCACTGACCCGGCGCATTTGTCGGGAATTCCGGGTAAGTCTATCTTCCTCAGAGTTACCTCAAGCCGCGGCGCTCACCCGTTGTTCGGAGCGCCGCGAGACCAGTTGAGCGGCCACCAATCCAAACACGACGATGCCGAGGATAATCGTCGAGATCGCGTTGATCTCCGGCGTCACGCCGAACTTGATCTGTGAATAGATCTTCATCGGCAGGGTCGATGCACCCGGCCCGGTCGTGAAGCTCGAGATGACCAGGTCGTCCAGCGACAGGGTGAAGGACAGCAGCCAGGCGGAGACGAGCGCCGGGATCATGTTCGGTAAGGCGACGCTGACGAACGCCTTTGCCGGAGGGCAGCCGAGATCGCGCGCCGCCTCCTCCAATGACGGGTCGAGTTCGACCAGCCGCGATTGCAGCACGACAGTCGCAAAACAGAGCGTGAAGGTGGTGTGCGCCAGCGTGATGGTGAGCGGCCCGCGGTCGATCCCGAGCGTCACGAACATCAGAAGCATCGACACGGCCATCACCACCTCGGGCATCACCATCGGGGCGAGCAGCATGCCGTTCAGCAGTGCCCGGCCACGGAAGCGACGCAGCCGCACCATGACGATGGCGGCAAGCGTGCCGAGAAGGGTGGCGGCGGTGGCCGAGACCGCCGCGACCAGGAAGCTGACTTTCGCGCCCTCGATGATCGAGGGATTGTTGAGAACAGTCGCATACCATTGGGTGGAGAAGCCGCCCCAGACCGTCACGAGCTTCGAGCCGTTGAAGCTGTAGACGACGAGCACGACGATAGGCAGATAGAGGAAGGCAAGACCGAACAGGATCGACAGCCGATTGAACCAGCGTGGTTTTGTCATGGCTTGCTCCTCAGCCTTGTTCACGCGATTGGCGCGACTGGAAATAGACGATCGGTACGACCAGCAGAGCGAGCAAGACGATGGTCACGGCAGCGGCCATCGGCCAGTCGCGGTTGTTGAAGAATTCGAGCCAGATGGCGCGGCCGATCATCTGCGTGTCGGCGCCACCCAAGAGATCCGGGATCACGAATTCACCGACGACCGGGATGAAGACCAGCGCGCAGCCCGCGAGCACGCCGGGCAGGCTCAACGGGAAGGTGACCCGCCAGAAGGCGGAGATGCGCGAGCAGCCGAGATCGCGCGCCGCCTCGATCAAAGTCCGATCGGCGCTGCTCAAGGTCGAATAGATCGGCAGCACCATGAAGGGCAGGTAGGTGTAGACGATGCCGATATAGATCGCCGTCTCGGTGTTGAGGATTCGCAGCGGCTCGCTGATCAGCCCGATCTTTAAAAGCAGCGCGTTCAAAAGACCGTCGTTCCTGAGAATGCTCATCCAGGAATAGACGCGGATCAGCATCGAGCTCCAGAACGGCACGATCACCAGAAAGACCAGCAGGGACCTGGAGGAGGGCGAGCAGGACGCGATGCCATAGGCGAGGGGATAGGCGATGAAGAGCATGGCAGCCGTGGAGATCGCCGCGATCTTGAGGCTCGTCAGATACGCCAGAAGATAGGTGTCGTCGGTCAGCACATAGAGGAAATTCTCGAAATTGAGCCTAAGGTTCAGGATCGAGCCGTCCCAGGCGGTCAGCGGCTCGAATGGCGGCATGCCGAGGCGGACGGTCGAAAGGCTGATACCGGCAACCAGCGCGAAGGGCGCGAGGAACAACACGAGCAGCCAGGCATAGGGGATGGCGATCAGCAGGCGCTTGCCCCAGTTCGCCTTTGCGGAGGGGGCGGCTGCGGAAGAATGGGCGATGGAAGACAAGGGTCGACCTCCTATTCGGCCAGCAGCCGGCTTGCCTGCGGCGGCCAGTTTGCGAACACGCGGTCGCCGACGCGAAGATCGCTCTCGGCGCCG
It contains:
- a CDS encoding helix-turn-helix transcriptional regulator; translated protein: MNDDTIIKVCAPAQQVSGVGDLALSLMEGVGRSDFQDRLTHSLKRHIAIDAGLMLLYRRDAAPKILFNDWRTDRGLSDIRAYLQGPYRMDPFYRLALDNGDDGLYRLRQIDPSFDRSQYYRDYYRHSGLHDEFNVFIGIDADTKIAISLARRHAHAAFSGEDQDFLQNAAPLISMAVLRHYRDLRPEGLGDDGSPLQSALAQAVRNFGRSLLTDRECQVAQMILRGYSVKGAAEKLGISPATVKLHRRNLYAKLDITSQTALFSLFIDAVSSASNAFEDPLATYLSPAGALRPH
- a CDS encoding ABC transporter permease, which translates into the protein MTKPRWFNRLSILFGLAFLYLPIVVLVVYSFNGSKLVTVWGGFSTQWYATVLNNPSIIEGAKVSFLVAAVSATAATLLGTLAAIVMVRLRRFRGRALLNGMLLAPMVMPEVVMAVSMLLMFVTLGIDRGPLTITLAHTTFTLCFATVVLQSRLVELDPSLEEAARDLGCPPAKAFVSVALPNMIPALVSAWLLSFTLSLDDLVISSFTTGPGASTLPMKIYSQIKFGVTPEINAISTIILGIVVFGLVAAQLVSRRSEQRVSAAA
- a CDS encoding ABC transporter permease subunit; translation: MAHSSAAAPSAKANWGKRLLIAIPYAWLLVLFLAPFALVAGISLSTVRLGMPPFEPLTAWDGSILNLRLNFENFLYVLTDDTYLLAYLTSLKIAAISTAAMLFIAYPLAYGIASCSPSSRSLLVFLVIVPFWSSMLIRVYSWMSILRNDGLLNALLLKIGLISEPLRILNTETAIYIGIVYTYLPFMVLPIYSTLSSADRTLIEAARDLGCSRISAFWRVTFPLSLPGVLAGCALVFIPVVGEFVIPDLLGGADTQMIGRAIWLEFFNNRDWPMAAAVTIVLLALLVVPIVYFQSRQSREQG